The genomic DNA TGAACATAGCCAGAGCCATCTACTTCGACTCCGATATCGTGCTCATGGATGATCCGCTGAGTGCTGTTGACGCCCACGTCGGACGCCACATTTTCGATAACGCcatcctcggcctgctgaaAGGCAAATGCCGAATACTTGCAACTCACCAGCTTTGGGTACTCAACCGATGCGACAGAGTCATCTGGATGGAAGGAGGCAAGATCCAAGCTGTCGATACCTTTGACAACCTGATGAGGGACCATCGCGGCTTCCAGCAGCTGTTGGAAACGACTTCacaagaggaagagaaggacgAGACCGCCCCGGTCAACCTGACCGAGGCCCCTCAaggcgacaagaagaagaacaagaagggcGCGGCTCTTATGCAACAGGAGGAGCGCGCCGTTGCAAGCGTTCCCTGGAAGGTGTATGGAGACTACATCCGAGCTTCCGGATCCATGCTCAACGCGCCCTTCTTGAtctttcttctgcttctctcCCAGGGCGCAAACATCATGACCAGTCTCTGGCTTTCGTACTGGACAAGCAGGCGCTATCCGTTGTCTGACGGGCAGTACATTGGTATTTATGCCGGTCTCGGTGCTCTGCAGGCGGTTCTCATGTTCGTCTtctcgctgctgctgtccatCCTGGGCACCAAGTCCAGCAAGGTCATGCTTCGGCAGGCGGTAACCAGGGTTCTCCGCGCGCCAATGTCTTTCTTCGACACGACTCCCCTCGGCCGAATCACAAACCGGTTCTCGAGGGACGTCGACGTGATGGATAACAATCTGACAGACGCCATGAGGATGTACTTCTTCACGCTGGCCATGATTCTGTCCGTCTTTGCTCTCATCATCGCATTCTTCCACTACTTCGCCATCGCACTTGGGCCCTTGtttgtcttcttcatcttggcGTCTTCCTACTATCGCGCATCGGCGCGCGAGGTCAAGCGTTTCGAGTCGGTTCTCAGATCGACTGTGTTCGCCAAGTTTGGTGAAGGGTTGAGCGGTGTGGCCAGCATCCGAGCGTACGGACTGAAGGCACATTTCATCGGTGATCTGAGGAAAGCCATTGATGAAATGAACGCGGCGTACTACCTCACGTTCTCGAACCAGCGCTGGCTTTCGACTCGCCTCGACCTGATAGGCAACCTTCTGGTCTTCACCGTTGGTATCCTCGTGGTGACGTCGCGATTCAGCGTGCCGCCCAGCATTGGAGGTCTGGTTCTCAGTTACATCCTCGGCATTGTGCAGATGATCCAATTCACCGTGCGTCAGcttgccgaggtcgagaacgGCATGAACGCTGTCGAGAGAATTCAGTACTACGGCAcccagctcgaggaggaggcgccTCTCCACACCATTGAAGTCCGACCTTCATGGCCGGAAAAAGGCGAGATCGTCTTTGACAACGTTGAGATGCGGTACCGTGCCAACCTGCCGCTCGTCCTTTCTGGTCTTTCGATGCACGTACGAGGCGGTGAACGTATCGGTATCGTTGGGCGGACAGGCGCAGGCAAATCATCCATCATGTCTACCCtcttccgcctcgtcgagctgtCCGGAGGTCACATCACCatcgatggcgtcgacatTTCGACAATCGGCCTGCACGACCTGCGGTCTCGCCTGGCGATTATTCCCCAGGATCCTACGCTCTTCAAGGGCACTGTGCGGTCCAACCTTGACCCTTTCGGCGAGCACACAGACTTAGAGCTGTGGTCTGCCTTGCGTCAGGCTGATCTCGTCCCAGCGGATGCCAACCTGGAAGATCCCAGGTCGAAAGAGTCTTCCGTCATCCACCTTGACTCTatcgtcgaggaggacggtcTCAACTTCTCTCTCGGACAGCGACAGCTCATGGCTCTGGCACGTGCCCTCGTTCGTGGCAGCCGCATCATCGTCTGTGACGAAGCCACGTCTTCCGTCGACATGGAGACAGACGACAAGATCCAGAACACCATCGCCACGAGCTTCAGGGGCAGGACGCTGCTGTGCATCGCCCACCGGCTTCGCACCATCATCGGATACGACCGCATCTGCGTCATGGACGCCGGCCGGATCGCCGAGCTGGATACACCCCTTGCGCTGTGGCAGCAGGAGGGAGGGATCTTCAGGAGCATGTGTGACCGCAGCGGCATCAGGCTCGAGGACGTGCGAATGGCGAGTGAGGGCATGGCGTTGGAGGTTCAAGTAGGCCAATCCAGTCAGGGCGGCTTGTGAGACGATGCAGACATTAAGGGGGGCGCTGAGCGAAGTTGGGAAATCTGACCAACAGAAAGGAAAGAGAGGAGCCGGGGAGGGCAAATATGAGAATGTAACTATCGAACACCGGCGTTTTGGAAACCAGCGTAATCATATCCCCCAGCTCGCAACCTCAAGCATCTAACTCCCAGGTCCTTGGTTAGGGGAGGCATATTAGATCCAGAAAAGAAtaagaaaagagagagagagagagagagatacgAGGCTTCGCTTAGCTTATGATGAACCACGACGCGAAGTTTTGCCTCACATCGTACGGCCGGCGCCACATTGGGGGCCCCCAAAGGCCCACGATGTCTCGGCTACGGACATGGTGCCGAGGAAGACGTGCAAGACAAGATAAGACAAGACGTTCATCTaggcgagaagaagcgcaactcccaggtggtggtgctgccTTGTTGGTCAGTCTACTACGGACCTTAGGAGGGGGCTGCAGTGCAGACCGATAGGAGGTCCCCGACGTACCACGAGATCCGGCGGGTTGCGGTTTGTCGTTGACGGGCGAGAAAGGTGCGACGGCAAggggggatgatggatgggacAGGAGGGCGTACGCGATCTGCGGTGTAAAGTGAAGGCCCGTCGGACAAGCGAGGCCGAAAACCCGGGTCTGTGTCCTtaatttcttctttttttcttctcgtcggATCCTTTGGTTACACGGGTGAGACGAGGCATATGTCATATGTCTGTCCGGACGGAcaggcggagggggaggaggaggaggaggagggggggaagaacgGGGTTCCGTATCGCCAGATAAGTGAGGCCAGGGCAGGACGTCCGAATAAGGAGCAGGGCCTggacaaacaaacaaaaaacCCAAAAAAAACAGGAGCTCCTCAGATCCCAGTGATAAGGAAGTGGATGGCCACCTTCCCTCTCGGTCCGCTCGGTCTTTGAGGTTCTAGACTGGTACTGCCACGCTACACCCCAAACTTTAATTGATTGAGGTGGTAACCCAAAAAGTCAGATGGCAGTGAGAATACCGAAACTCTATATGACACTTCTCTCACAGGACGTACATTAGGTTTGGTCGTCTGGAAACATCAGTTGCCGTGACGACACATTctgggcctgctgggccGGAATTGACGGTTCCAGAGAGGACCTGTCGCCCGAGGAACATCTAGGCTCTTGCGGTTTCACATCATGGGAAACGAATGTGGAATTAATCTTGCTCATTGAAGAATATGTATGTACCAGCGAGCAATAGAGAAGCAAAGAAAGAAATGCCAATGGCAAACCATCGCCACCCGCGACTCCCGGTCTAAAATGCTCCGTCGCGTGCCTGTGTAATACAGGAGAAGGAAATACGACGAGGACATTGCCCTCGAGCGGCAACCCTCCGCGGGGCTGCCGGCTGTTCTTTCGTGAGACAAGACGGTATTCGATCTCAAAATTGCTGAGGCCCGGTGCTGAGGCCCGGTGCCGCAACAGGTGGCCAGTCATGCGCGTTGGACAAGGAAATTAAAACAAAGTATTCCAAACCAGCGATGCAATGTAATCATACTCCCCTGACGCCGTGAATGTGTCATTCAAAAAGAAATTCCCCAAGCCGTGACGTTTCGCCATTTTTTCTTCATGACGTTATGAAAACTGTTGCGATGCAGGTGGTATGCGGAGAGAAACCAAAGAGGAAACATCCTCTAGAACCGGCCGCCAGGGGAGTTGTTGGCGTTGCGTGAACCAGGACGCATCGTGTTTGGCGGGAAGGCGTGAGGGTTTTCGTCCAAGAGGTCCTCAAGGTAGGCGCTCGGTGCTCTTTGACCGTTTCCAGGCGTCGTGGACAGGTTGACGGAGCTAGTGCTAAAGTCACGCCTCGCGCCAAACGAAGGAGAATCAGGAGGCGTAGACTCCCTCAACGTATTGCGGCTTCCATACTGGCCTCGGGAGTCTGGGCGGAGGTTCGTCAAGCTTATTGAGTGACTGTGAGCGGGGCCGGGAGACGACGTAGCAGCGGCATAGAAACCAGAAGGCAGGAAGCGTGAGTCGCGGTTGTTGGTCGAGTTGTTGTTACCACCGCCTGCTGCAGTTGGTGAGAAGAACAGGTTCGACTGGCTCGGGGTCGCAGAGGGAATAGGTCCGCGCTGCGTCCTACGCACGCCGCGTCCGCCATTGGGGACCAGTGAAGGAGTCGACTCGCGATCGGTGTACTTGTAGAACTGTGCCGGAGGGGCGGGGAAGCTCGCCTTGTCATTGACAGCATGCTGAGCGTTGGCGGCCCGGGCGACGGAGCGGTGCAACAGGcaggcgacgatgccgcgccagatgaggatgccgaggccaAAGGCACCGAGGATAGCGCCGACAGCAATGAAGACGGTTCCCTGAGGGGCGGTGGACCGGTGCATGTATGGAGCATTGTTGGTGGGAGGGACGGTTGGCGGTGGGTAGGTTGTCACGAGTGGTGCGTTGGTGAGGGACGGGAGTCCAGTAAGGATTTCGCCGTCTGTCTGGGACCCGCCGGTGATCCTAGGAGCGCTGATGCTCTCCTCCGTGGTTGCAACGGCACCAGTGTTTGTAATGACGGCGGTCGGCTGGGTTGTGCGGGTAGGCTCGGCCGTAGTGCTGGGCTCTTGCTGGTTTGTAGAGGCCGCGTTCGTGGAGGCCGCCTGCGACGACTGCCGGGCACTCGTTTGAGCATCTCCTCCATTCGTATTGTCCTGCGCGAGACCCGTGGCGGAGAAAagggagagggcggcgaaAGTGGACAGGAGAAGCGTGCGCTTCAGCGAGTTGTGTGAAGGGGCCATGatctcttcgtcgtcaagcCCAGTTATGTCCGAGGGGGTCGGCGTTTACGATGGGATGGAATGCCTCAGAACCAAGACGACAAGGCGTCGTATCTTGGGAACGGTCGCTACGGCAGTTGCAAGAGATCGATGGAGGAACGTCAAGCGAGGTTGCGTCGTCGGGGGCCTGCGAGCAAGAGGAAGAGGCTGTCTTGTTCGTCGTGTTTGGCGAATGGCGTGGGTTGCTTCGTTCAATTCGGGATGTATGGATGCTGCGCGGTGTAACCACGAAAGGGTCGAACGAAGGTATCGTGGGATTGCAAAACGCCAAAATGCAGAGTTCAGAGTATGAGATCTTGAGGAGTAAGAGAGGGCCCGCTGGCTAGAACATTGCTCATGCCGGCTGATCGTCTGGCTGGGTGGGCAGCTTCCGAGGGTTGGCTggaagggagagggatgGAGGGAGTTGGAAAGGGAGGGATGAGGTGTGCGTGAtggggaagggaaagggaagtCAGAGAAGTGGGCCTGGGTTACCAACAGGGAACGGGCCtggggaaaaaaggaggaAGGGTCGTCCCCTGTTAGAGAGGAACCAGCGCCGcgcagagagaaagagagagggaacGAGAGTGCGCGTGCTGAAAGCCCGAGGGTCCTATTCCTGTTGGCGGGACTGGGCGGTCTTCCTTCTGTGTGGCGTGGCGCATTTGGCTGCACCAGCGGGGGTTCTGACGTGCTGTTGTGCCTGGTATGTTTGTTTATTTTTATGCAGAACGATGCAGACACAGTGGGTTTCGGTCCTGCAGGAAGTGCCATCTCAGGCTGAGTACACAGTGCGGACTTGCACAAATCAGCACAGCCGGAGCTGTGCAAACGTGGCCCTCCACGATGCTCGTATTGTCGGGCAGCAGACGAGCGTTGATCACGCTAATCGGCAGCTCTCAACACGAGTGCTACAGTGGCTGCAGGCCGTACCCATCACCAACACGAGCCCTCATCTGGGGTATGCGTCCCTGACAGATGTCCACCAAACGGCAAGTGATCTTCAAAGCTCGTCGATAAAAATGGGCCACAAAGCCCATGGGCCACTGAGCCTTCTCTCTCAAGAGTCAAGAATGTGAATGATGCCCCATTCTCCCCACAGATCCCTTGCTTTCGACAGTACTCTGTACGGATATCCTGTGTCGTTTGCCAGCGTGCTGCCGACTGGCGGTAGGTAGCTTACTAGTCGATGACATCGGACAGCCCTCAGATCACAAGTCGCCCTCTTATGCACTCACAGGGCAAACGCACGGAAATTCCTGATGCAAGGCGCCATCTCCGTCGATCGATCGGTTGCTTTTtcctggaggaggagattgCAACGCTAAGGCTCGCCCAAGGGCCAACCGTCCAAGAGGCCCCTGTTATTTGTCGAGGGTCCCTCAGAGTGTCATTGTCCCCGGCCAACCCTTTTTCATTACCGAAAGCACAGACCCACATACCCGATTTCTTCCTGGTCACACCGAGACACACCGAAGCGATGCCCCAAGCACACACCGAAAACTTTTTCCCCATTGCCTGCGCCCCACCCCGCCAcatgtggtggtggtctcTCCATCTTCCATACCGCGATAGCCTTACCAAGCCTTGTCAACACCCAGCACTTCGTCACCCGACAAAACACGCCTCCTGCGACATCTTCCCAAGTCACAAGAGTAGCACACAATGGGTGTCCAGAAAAAGACCAGAAAGTTTGCCGAAGTACGCCGtctcttttcctttcccGCGCCGACTTCGCCATGTCGTAGAAAATTGACCTTATCGATAAGggactttttttttctctgtTCGCGACAACGTCACGTTTGGGAAGTGCAATTGCTAACTTATTCCTCCGCTAGGTCAAGCGAGTTATTGGCAAGAACGATGTCCGACGCAAGGAGAACTTGAAGaaggccgaagaggccgtCGAAAAGGCCAAGCGTGAGCGCGCCGGTCCCGACGGAAACGAGAGGATTCGTGAAGTTCCTCAAATGCCATCatctttcttcttccagGCCAACAGCGCCCTCGTCCCTCCGTACAGTGTCATCGTGGACACTTCATTCTGGAGTAGGACTATTCAAATGAAACTGGAACCTCTCGAGACCATGATGGACTGTCTCTATGGTAAGGCCTAAAAGACGTTGTCGTTGGCTCCGCAGCTAATAAAGTCCCGTAGCAACATGCCAACCCATCGTTACCGACTGCGTCATGGTGAGCTCTCCGCGGCTCAGATCAAATACGATTTTCTTTACTGACAGAAGCTCCAAAGGCTGAGTTGGAGAAGTTGGGACCCAAATTCCGCCTCCCGCTGAGAATAGCCAAGGACGAAAGATGGGAACGTCACAAGTGCACTCACAAGGGTGTATACGCCGATGACTGCATTGTAGGCCACATCCGTGTTATCACAAAGACACACACACTAACTCTTGTGCCTTAGGTATCGAAAGTATCGAAAGACCGAGTCTACATTGTCGCGACcaacgacgccggcctcgtttCCCGCCTTCGTCGGATTCCAGGTGTTCCTATCATGAAGTGTGCCCGTGGAAAGTACGTTATCGAGAGACTTCCCGACGCCCCGGTATAAATGGAACCATCGATTGCAGACGAACACGAACAACATCGCTTGATAATGGTGGAGGGGTGAAGGTGCAGCGGTGAGATGATGGGTTAGAGAAGAAGCTCTTCCACGCGATACTCCTCCCAGTTTCACGGGAAGGCCAGAGAACCAACACTACGAAGAGGACACAAAAGCACCATTTGGGCTATTGGCCATTAGCCAATCCGCAACAAGAGAGGAAACAAGCTGGGTCGTGATGTTTTTCGGCCCCGGCTACCTGGTATCGTGGTTATAGCACTTGGGAGGAAAATGTTAGATATTCGGGCCTAAGAAATCTTATCCCCGAGGCTGACGAGCGGAAGGCTCCGTCAGCGCGGTTGCCTGGTTTAGAGTACTCCGGAATCAAAAGAGAATTGAACACACGTGGTTTGTACCACACTTGTTCATCCGagacctcgccgccccctcTTGAGATACCCGAAACCCCGTGTTTCTTCCCGTGACCCAACGCCCCCCCTTCACTGAATCCGGGCTCCGGGGTCAATGTCACAAAGCGTTCGGACCTCCGCATCCAGTATCGGCATCGCGGCGGCGTAATTTCCTCGCCCGCCCCGCACTTCACAACACCGACTCACACCCGGCACCTATACGCAGGTACGAGCGCAGGCATCTACAGTAGTTCTGTGTGCTTCACTCCGGTCCAATATGAACCCGAGTCCCAACGAGGGCCCGGCTGGTCCCAGCACGGGAGGCTCCGGCAGTTTTgacccatccatccccaCCTCCGGgccctcgaccgccgccgcggcaaAGCGCTCCCGCATCCTCCTATCTTGCGGGCCCTGTCGCGCCTCCAAGCTGAAATGCGACCGCTCCGAGCCGTGCGGCCAGTGCCTGAAGAAGTCCCGACCGGAGGGTTGCGTCTACGCGCCCAAGCCCGAAAAGGCGAAGCcggtcaagggcatggcgGCGCGGCTCA from Colletotrichum higginsianum IMI 349063 chromosome 3, whole genome shotgun sequence includes the following:
- a CDS encoding ABC transporter, giving the protein MADKGEKTNITASDPLAAAVEPITPRDPEDTTFAIEIDETDGNDGGSDSDEKRVRPELRSTKSHATDTSVATTAATRRQPQSKPWYKTPNPLKWGGIPPVPEERIVSREHRAGFFSLLTFQWMAPLMSAGYKRQLEPTDIWTVNPDRAADVMTDKLKAAFKKRVDRGDKYPLLWALHETYLFEFWLGGMLQLMSTVFQVMSPFTLRYLIQFANDAWDASQQGSPPPAIGRGIGLVLGVTFMQIFQSLGTNHFIYRGMMIGGQSRAVLISVIFEKAMSLSGRAKAGGIKEPAGSPPVDEKGKKKDNKGKGKKGEATKGPGISGDGTGWGNGRIVNLMSVDTYRIDQASALFHLTWTAPISCIITLVVLVINLSYSALAGFALLVAGIPLLTRAIRSLFKRRKAINKVTDQRVGLTQEILQSVRFVKYFGWESAFLERLKGIRRREIHAIQILLAIRNAINAVSLSLPIFASMLSFVTYAKTNNALNPALVFSSLALFNGLRIPLNLLPLVLGQVVDAWSSLKRIQDFLLAEEQEEDVVLKLDGENALEMTNASFTWERTTTQESEKSAAGTGKGGKKGTTQPLVASKPATKSEEPLASSGDSTGDGASTLVGEEREPFKLQDLNFEIKRDELVAVIGTVGSGKTSLLAALAGDMRKTSGEVVLGASRAFCPQYAWIQNATVRDNILFGKDMDKAWYQEVINACALRPDLAMLPNGDLTEIGERGITISGGQKQRLNIARAIYFDSDIVLMDDPLSAVDAHVGRHIFDNAILGLLKGKCRILATHQLWVLNRCDRVIWMEGGKIQAVDTFDNLMRDHRGFQQLLETTSQEEEKDETAPVNLTEAPQGDKKKNKKGAALMQQEERAVASVPWKVYGDYIRASGSMLNAPFLIFLLLLSQGANIMTSLWLSYWTSRRYPLSDGQYIGIYAGLGALQAVLMFVFSLLLSILGTKSSKVMLRQAVTRVLRAPMSFFDTTPLGRITNRFSRDVDVMDNNLTDAMRMYFFTLAMILSVFALIIAFFHYFAIALGPLFVFFILASSYYRASAREVKRFESVLRSTVFAKFGEGLSGVASIRAYGLKAHFIGDLRKAIDEMNAAYYLTFSNQRWLSTRLDLIGNLLVFTVGILVVTSRFSVPPSIGGLVLSYILGIVQMIQFTVRQLAEVENGMNAVERIQYYGTQLEEEAPLHTIEVRPSWPEKGEIVFDNVEMRYRANLPLVLSGLSMHVRGGERIGIVGRTGAGKSSIMSTLFRLVELSGGHITIDGVDISTIGLHDLRSRLAIIPQDPTLFKGTVRSNLDPFGEHTDLELWSALRQADLVPADANLEDPRSKESSVIHLDSIVEEDGLNFSLGQRQLMALARALVRGSRIIVCDEATSSVDMETDDKIQNTIATSFRGRTLLCIAHRLRTIIGYDRICVMDAGRIAELDTPLALWQQEGGIFRSMCDRSGIRLEDVRMASEGMALEVQVGQSSQGGL
- a CDS encoding Csi2 protein — protein: MAPSHNSLKRTLLLSTFAALSLFSATGLAQDNTNGGDAQTSARQSSQAASTNAASTNQQEPSTTAEPTRTTQPTAVITNTGAVATTEESISAPRITGGSQTDGEILTGLPSLTNAPLVTTYPPPTVPPTNNAPYMHRSTAPQGTVFIAVGAILGAFGLGILIWRGIVACLLHRSVARAANAQHAVNDKASFPAPPAQFYKYTDRESTPSLVPNGGRGVRRTQRGPIPSATPSQSNLFFSPTAAGGGNNNSTNNRDSRFLPSGFYAAATSSPGPAHSHSISLTNLRPDSRGQYGSRNTLRESTPPDSPSFGARRDFSTSSVNLSTTPGNGQRAPSAYLEDLLDENPHAFPPNTMRPGSRNANNSPGGRF
- a CDS encoding Duf652 domain-containing protein, which translates into the protein MGVQKKTRKFAEVKRVIGKNDVRRKENLKKAEEAVEKAKRERAGPDGNERIREVPQMPSSFFFQANSALVPPYSVIVDTSFWSRTIQMKLEPLETMMDCLYATCQPIVTDCVMAELEKLGPKFRLPLRIAKDERWERHKCTHKGVYADDCIVSKVSKDRVYIVATNDAGLVSRLRRIPGVPIMKCARGKYVIERLPDAPV